GCCAGTCAAAACCGGCTGGCTGTTTAAGAGACGCTTCACTCTCTGCGGCGATTGTCTCACGCATTTTCTGAAGACAGACCTGCAGATAGTCAGAAACGAGATCCTGTGTGATGGGGTGATCCGCTTTCGGTTTAAACCAGTTATCGTTGAACTCGTTGTGAAACTCTCTCAGCTGAAAACTGTCGTTGTCGGGAGAGAGGTACAGGTCTACGTAACAGAGCGTATGGTAGGCAACGTGTCCGAATTCCATATTGGCTATGCGATTTTCCCAGCGATCAGGCGGGCAACTCTGAATGCATTCATTCAACATACTGAGCGCCGCTTCAAATTGTCCTGTCACGATGGTCTTAACGTATTCCAGCACGGAACCATTCCTTATTCAAAGAAACCGCATTCCCTCAGGTATAGCACGCTCTGTTTCACACGGTTGTGATGTTCTTCCAGCGTGAGTTCGGGTTCCCCTTCAATGCCTTCGATCTCCAGGCTGTAAGGGCCTTCAAATTTGTGGTCTTCCAGAATGTAACGGACTTTGAGAAAGTCGACGCCCCCCGCTTCGCCGAGGGTTGTGAAATTCCAGTCTTTGTATTTGCAGTAGGAATCTTTCAAATGCACGTGTTTCACATAGTGGACCACTTCATGCAGCGATTCCAGAACGTTGGCGTGTTTGTTGTAATAGTTGATGTTGCCGGTATCAAAGTTGAGCCTTAAGTGGGGATGATCCAGGTCCTGCATCGTACGTAACATGCCGGCCGCATTCACACAAATTCCCGGATGGGTTTCGAAGCAGTAAGTGATGCCTTTTGCGAACGCATAATCTCCGATCTCACGTAAATTTTTGTAGAGATCCTCTCTCTGTGATTCCTGCTCAATTTCTCCGGCGCCGCCCACGACCAGTTTGACTCCCAGCAGATGTGCCAGGTCGAGCTTCTGTTTTGTGATTGAGACAATCTCGGGTTCGAGTGGATTTCCACTGGTAATGTTACAGCTGGAAAGTTTGACGCTATGTTTTTCCAGGAGGCTTTTCACTTGCTCCACGTCGTCAGCTGTGGACGCATTGGTAAGCAGGGGTGTTTCTTTAAAGAACGAAGGAACACCATGGTTTTTGATATTCAGTTCCAAGTGGGACAGCCCGGCATCACGGATGTGCTCTATTGCAGCGATGGGACCAAAGCGACCATAGGAGTTTGTCAAACAGGAGACAAGGGCGGCCATGCGTTTTACTTTCTCTAACAAGGAACATCAAACAGTTATTGCAGTACTGCTACTAGAATGTTACTTTGACCCAGCATTAAATTCAAAGCCACTTGGCCAAAGTCCCTGATCCGGGCTGCCTAAATAGAGGTAGGGAAGAGGTTTTCTCATGGTTGAGATCCAGGAACAACTGAAAACGGCATTATCGCACCACCAATCGGGGGAGCTGGATCAGGCAGAAACGATCTACCAAAGTGTGTTGAAATCAGACGGCCAAAACTGG
This genomic interval from Gimesia alba contains the following:
- a CDS encoding DinB family protein; protein product: MLEYVKTIVTGQFEAALSMLNECIQSCPPDRWENRIANMEFGHVAYHTLCYVDLYLSPDNDSFQLREFHNEFNDNWFKPKADHPITQDLVSDYLQVCLQKMRETIAAESEASLKQPAGFDWLAQLTWGELHIYNLRHVQHHAGQLSAYLRRINVDTKWKSTGWSPQNP
- a CDS encoding sugar phosphate isomerase/epimerase family protein; its protein translation is MAALVSCLTNSYGRFGPIAAIEHIRDAGLSHLELNIKNHGVPSFFKETPLLTNASTADDVEQVKSLLEKHSVKLSSCNITSGNPLEPEIVSITKQKLDLAHLLGVKLVVGGAGEIEQESQREDLYKNLREIGDYAFAKGITYCFETHPGICVNAAGMLRTMQDLDHPHLRLNFDTGNINYYNKHANVLESLHEVVHYVKHVHLKDSYCKYKDWNFTTLGEAGGVDFLKVRYILEDHKFEGPYSLEIEGIEGEPELTLEEHHNRVKQSVLYLRECGFFE